The sequence AATATACCCTTGATTCTAAAACCTAGATAAATTGCAGTGTTTACTGCCACGGCTCCAGGTCCTGATTGACTAACACCAAGAACTTCTAAAAATTCATCGTCACTTATCCATTTACGACGATCTACTACTTCCCTCTGTATAATTGGGAGCATGGCATAACCTCCACCGAAGGTAAATGCACCGACTTTGAAAAAAGATAAAAATATTTCTAATAACATATACAATCTTAACCTCCTTTACTATACCAATTATAACTTATTTTCTTCGAGAATAGAAGGATTTTTTTGTTAGAGTACAGAACAATGGAACTATGTTTAAAATTTTAAACAATCATGTATCTCCCGTGGAAGTAATTTGTATAAATAAAGTATAAGGACTGTAAAGTAAAAGAATAATATTCCATCTACTGGTTTGTTGTGTTATAATTATAATGTTAAAAAGGAGGGCTGAATAATGAAAAAACATATCATAACTATAAATCAAGTAGTTGAAAGAACTGACATGGGCTGTGGTGAATGTCAAACATCTTGCCAATCAGCTTGCAAAACAAGTTGTACAGTAGGTAATCAAGTATGTGAAAAAGTAGCCAACTAGGCTGCTTTCTTCTTTATAAACATAGCCTTAAATTTAAACTTTTTTTACCACTACTTTTCACTAAAATGCCTATAAGAAGCGTACGAGATTTAAAACCTTAGTTTTACTTGAGAGAGGTATTTAGATTTTAGCTTTTACCTTTGCTTTAAAAAGCGTATAAATTTTTAGTGTAGGTAGTGATTAAGAATAAAGCATTTAAAAATCCGTATTTAATCAGTGTAAATCCGTGGCTAGGTTTTTAATAGACGCAAGTAAAAGAAAATGGAGTGGGAAAATGGAACTTAGAAATTATTATAAATTTACTAAAAATGATATTAACATAGTTGTGGATATCCCATCAGGTGCAATCCATGTGGTGGATGATGTTACCTATAAGATTTTAGAAAACCTCGAAGAAAATGTTGCAATAGAAGACCTAGCAAAGAAGCTACCTCAGTACCAAGAGAGTGAAATACAAGGTGCACTCTCTGAAATAGAAGAACTGGTGGAGAAAAACTTACTCTTCACTGAAGACGTTGGACATAGCCTTAAAAAGCCAAGTGAAGACATAGTAAAAGCGCTGTGCTTACATGTTGCCCATGACTGCAACATGAGATGCAAGTACTGCTTCGCATCCAGTGGTCATTTTGGTGGTCAACGTAAGCTGATGGATATAGAAACAGCTAAAAAGGCAGTGGATTTTATCCTTGAAAGGTCAGGACCTAGGAGAAATTGTGAAATTGACTTCTTCGGTGGAGAACCCCTGATGAACTTTGAGCTTATAAAAGAAACCATAGCCTATGCTAGGGAAAAAGAAAAGCCACTGAATAAAAACATAAGATTCACCCTTACAACCAATGGTCTTGACTTGACAGAAGAAGTTCAACAATTCGTTAATGAACAAGGTATGAGTACTGTCTTGAGTTTAGATGGTAGAAA comes from Alkalicella caledoniensis and encodes:
- the scfA gene encoding six-cysteine ranthipeptide SCIFF; this encodes MKKHIITINQVVERTDMGCGECQTSCQSACKTSCTVGNQVCEKVAN